A stretch of Cicer arietinum cultivar CDC Frontier isolate Library 1 chromosome 5, Cicar.CDCFrontier_v2.0, whole genome shotgun sequence DNA encodes these proteins:
- the LOC101496935 gene encoding pentatricopeptide repeat-containing protein At1g18900-like: MQNMLRAKPISSLSSSARSFFLSGSRCNAPDANSCTCNEDETCVSRRQETKNENLLMQKPSSVSKTTSLVERTLVSGNSASSHKVKGIDQSGSVQQVRSNSSPSSKSDSVTYACVADDIPNHVTHSSPLDTDQFYRAGIAAVNFISDFVHCKLPVSDGMGILSYSKNCMVEPASTITSIRSSNVKQIRKEDFISVHPKPPVSNHPGSSNHASSSYNGSKGKGDKSKFGKGFKHIASSATEKSEVAPNIAFNNHDGRRPLPQRTRTHTNQFVTNSGSNVQTSNSHMLGSFKESFHRHPRYLKTSAGSSSTKTHFTKTGHRVVEVVIDILQQLKWGPATEEALYNLKSSIDAYQGNQILKQLEDHSVALSFFYWLKRQPNFWHDGHTYTTMVGILGRAREFGAINKLLEQMVKDGCKPNVVTYNRLIHSYGRANYLKEALNVFNQMQEEGCEPDRVTYCTLIDIHAKAGFLDVAMSMYERMQQVGLSPDTFTYSVMINCLGKSGNLAAADRLFCEMVNQGCVPNIVTYNIMIALHAKARNYETALKLYRDMQNAGFKPDKVTYSIVMEVLGHCGYLEEAEAVFVEMKQRNWIPDEPVYGLLVDLWGKAGNVEKAWEWYGAMLSAGLLPNVPTCNSLLSAFLRVHRLPDAYNLLQSMVALGLRPSLQTYTLLLSCCTDAQSQYDMGFCCELMEVTGHPAHAFLLSMPAAGPDGQNVRDHASKFLDLMHSEDREGKRGLVDAVVDFLHKSGLKEEAGSVWEVAAQRNVYPDAVKEKSYCYWLINLHVMSDGTAVTALSRTLAWFRRQMLISGVSPNRIDIVTGWGRRSRVTGSSLVRQSVHELLRLFSFPFFTENGNSGCFVGCGEPLSQWLLHPYVERMHLL; this comes from the exons ATGCAG AATATGTTACGAGCAAAGCCGATCAGTTCCCTTTCTAGCAGTGCTAGAAGCTTTTTCCTTAGCGGTTCACGATGTAATGCACCAGATGCCAATTCATGCACGTGCAATGAGGATGAAACATGTGTTTCAAGAAGACAAGAGacgaaaaatgaaaatttacttATGCAGAAGCCATCCTCAGTATCTAAAACTACATCTCTAGTTGAAAGAACCTTGGTTTCAGGAAACTCGGCAAGTTCTCACAAGGTTAAGGGCATTGATCAATCTGGCAGTGTACAACAAGTCAGGTCTAATTCAAGTCCATCAAGTAAATCAGACTCTGTAACATATGCTTGTGTGGCTGATGATATTCCGAATCATGTTACACACTCGTCACCTCTCGATACTGACCAGTTTTATAGGGCTGGTATTGCAGCTGTTAATTTCATTTCTGATTTTGTTCATTGTAAGCTTCCTGTATCTGATGGAATGGGAATACTAAGCTACTCTAAAAATTGTATGGTGGAACCTGCCTCTACCATAACCAGCATTAGATCTTCAAATGTGAAACAAATTAGAAAAGAGGACTTTATCAGTGTTCATCCCAAACCTCCGGTTTCTAATCATCCAGGGTCATCAAACCATGCAAGTAGTAGTTATAATGGCTCAAAGGGGAAAGGTGATAAGTCAAAGTTCGGTAAAGGTTTTAAGCATATTGCATCTTCAGCGACAGAGAAGTCGGAGGTGGCTCCAAATATTGCTTTCAATAATCATGACGGTAGAAGACCCTTGCCACAGAGGACAAGAACTCATACAAACCAATTTGTCACAAATTCTGGTTCCAATGTGCAAACTTCAAATTCACATATGTTGGGATCATTTAAGGAAAGCTTCCATAGACACCCGAGGTATCTGAAAACGTCAGCAG GAAGTAGTTCaacaaaaacacattttacgaAGACAGGCCACCGTGTTGTGGAAGTTGTTATAGATATACTGCAACAGTTAAAGTGGGGTCCTGCTACGGAGGAGGCTCTTTATAACCTGAAGTCTTCAATAGATGCATATCAAGGTAACCAAATCCTAAAGCAACTTGAAGACCATTCAGTTGCTCTAAGCTTCTTCTACTGGTTAAAGCGACAACCGAACTTCTGGCATGATGGGCATACTTACACCACCATGGTTGGTATTCTGGGGCGTGCAAGAGAGTTTGGTGCAATAAACAAATTGCTTGAACAGATGGTCAAAGATGGTTGTAAACCTAATGTTGTAACATATAATCGCCTAATTCACAGCTATGGTCGCGCAAACTACCTAAAGGAAGCACTGAATGTCTTCAATCAAATGCAGGAGGAGGGATGTGAGCCGGATCGTGTCACTTACTGTACGCTCATTGATATCCATGCAAAAGCTGGATTTCTTGATGTGGCTATGTCGATGTATGAAAGAATGCAACAAGTTGGACTTTCTCCTGATACGTTTACTTACAGCGTGATGATCAACTGTCTAGGAAAATCTGGCAATTTAGCTGCTGCTGACAGACTATTTTGTGAAATGGTTAATCAGGGCTGTGTTCCTAATATTGTCACCTACAATATCATGATTGCTTTGCATGCGAAAGCAAGGAATTACGAGACAGCACTGAAGCTATATCGTGACATGCAGAATGCAGGATTTAAACCTGACAAAGTTACATATAGCATTGTAATGGAGGTGCTTGGTCACTGTGGGTATCTTGAGGAAGCAGAAGCTGTTTTTGTTGAGATGAAGCAGAGGAATTGGATTCCAGATGAACCTGTTTATGGTCTTCTGGTAGACCTATGGGGAAAGGCTGGTAATGTTGAGAAGGCTTGGGAATGGTATGGGGCAATGCTCAGTGCAGGTTTGCTTCCAAATGTACCAACTTGCAACTCACTTCTCAGTGCATTTCTGAGGGTACATCGATTGCCAGATGCGTATAATCTTCTCCAAAGCATGGTAGCTCTCGGCCTAAGGCCTTCTTTGCAGACATATACTTTGCTTCTCAGCTGTTGTACAGATGCACAATCGCAGTACGATATGGGATTTTGTTGTGAGCTGATGGAAGTCACTGGCCATCCTGCCCATGCATTTTTACTGTCAATGCCAGCAGCAGGGCCCGATGGTCAAAACGTGAGGGATCATGCGAGTAAGTTCTTGGACCTGATGCATTCGGAGGATAGAGAGGGGAAACGAGGACTCGTAGATGCAGTGGTGGATTTTCTTCACAAATCCGGGCTCAAAGAGGAGGCCGGTTCAGTTTGGGAGGTAGCTGCACAAAGAAATGTATACCCAGATGCCGTGAAGGAGAAAAGCTATTGTTATTGGCTTATAAATCTTCATGTCATGTCTGATGGAACTGCTGTGACCGCATTGTCTAGGACACTTGCTTGGTTTCGCAGACAGATGCTAATATCTGGTGTAAGTCCTAACCGGATAGATATCGTGACTGGTTGGGGCCGAAGAAGCAGGGTCACCGGTTCTTCTCTTGTGCGACAGTCGGTGCATGAACTTCTGCGTCTATTTAGTTTCCCATTTTTCACCGAAAATGGCAATTCGGGTTGTTTTGTGGGGTGCGGAGAGCCTCTTAGTCAATGGTTGCTCCACCCTTACGTCGAACGAATGCATTTACTCTAG